A portion of the Corticium candelabrum chromosome 5, ooCorCand1.1, whole genome shotgun sequence genome contains these proteins:
- the LOC134180611 gene encoding uncharacterized protein LOC134180611 translates to MNLNHRETCGGYTALHICAINEFADGARVLLDAGANPRVLNYERLTPYQLCKFEDSKTRTVFQEHEGKVRSLEWQCRVFLLRNFTACELANASLPEGMKSSLLANLTV, encoded by the exons ATGAATCTTAACCATCGTGAGACATGCGGAGGATACACAGCTCTACACATTTGTGCCATAAATGAGTTTGCAGATGGTGCTCGTGTGCTGCTGGATGCTGGGGCTAATCCCAGAGTTCTAAATTATGAGAGACTCACACCATACCAATTGTGCAAATTTGAAGACAGCAAAACAAGAACCGTTTTCCAAGAGCATGAAG GAAAGGTTCGTTCACTAGAGTGGCAATGTCGAGTTTTCTTGCTTCGAAATTTCACAGCTTGCGAATTGGCAAACGCCTCACTACCAGAAGGGATGAAGAGCTCGTTGCTGGCTAACTTGACAGTGTAG